In Torulaspora delbrueckii CBS 1146 chromosome 1, complete genome, one genomic interval encodes:
- the BSC6 gene encoding Bsc6p (similar to Saccharomyces cerevisiae BSC6 (YOL137W); ancestral locus Anc_3.24) has product MPSYQSEGKDDTPIEMVNLLEQEEGFSVDSGVEFNGGSLMKDVEWKGEKIKVYPLNYQTVGIVRWQIAANLAMFIMFGLNDQTTGTLIPTLTERYGISKVVVSNIFLTQVLGYMLASVLNEKLHKKWGMRGAMIISAGSSVIFFSILALQPSSFFVYTICYLPIGFSIGIADSTANVMIGNLETHKNEWMGVTHGLYGASSMITPPIVSYFNKYGRWSDFFYIPLVVSLLGLLIILAACRFETATKYDYICTAHKAEDDSTEEDEENDSSGILALLKNPAVLLYALYLFVYLGAEITTGSWMFSYLLATKSDDTISMSYVTSAFWVGLTVGRFLLGFVTKRVFPSEYRASHVYGLCCVFFYTIFTLVGFINTDSQWYIGILFFVLFFCGVFIGPLFPNASIVALQVLPRKLHVSGVGLAVAIGGAGNAALPYLVGIALHITGMKWFPLMCWMLVAAFTVVWLMYPRYLAV; this is encoded by the coding sequence ATGCCATCATATCAGAGTGAGGGGAAGGATGATACGCCTATTGAAATGGTGAACCTGCTTGAGCAGGAGGAGGGCTTTAGTGTGGACTCCGGTGTTGAGTTTAATGGCGGGAGTTTGATGAAGGATGTTGAATGGAAGGGTGAGAAGATCAAGGTTTATCCTTTGAACTATCAGACAGTGGGAATTGTAAGATGGCAGATTGCTGCGAATTTAGCAATGTTTATAATGTTCGGTTTGAACGATCAAACAACTGGTACCCTTATCCCCACATTAACGGAACGGTATGGAATCTCAAAAGTTGTGGTTTCAAATATTTTTCTGACCCAGGTGCTTGGTTATATGTTAGCATCTGTGCTTAATGAAAAACTGCACAAGAAATGGGGTATGCGAGGAGCGATGATTATATCAGCTGGATCTAGCGTGATATTTTTCTCTATACTGGCTTTACAACCATCGTCTTTTTTTGTTTACACCATTTGCTACTTGCCAATTGGATTTAGTATCGGCATAGCTGACTCTACTGCTAATGTTATGATTGGGAATTTAGAGACTCATAAAAACGAATGGATGGGAGTTACACACGGTTTATACGGAGCTTCCTCCATGATAACACCGCCCATTGTCTCTTATTTTAACAAATATGGTCGCTGGTCTGACTTTTTTTACATTCCTTTGGTAGTTTCATTACTGGGACTATTAATCATACTCGCGGCTTGCAGGTTTGAGACTGCTACAAAATATGACTACATTTGTACAGCACACAAAGCCGAAGATGATTCtacagaggaagatgaagaaaatgatagCAGTGGGATTTTAGCCCTGCTCAAAAACCCTGCGGTTCTATTATATGCGCTGTACCTGTTCGTCTACTTGGGCGCAGAGATTACTACAGGCTCTTGGATGTTTTCTTATCTCTTGGCGACCAAATCGGATGACACTATATCGATGTCCTATGTCACTTCCGCGTTCTGGGTGGGTCTCACAGTCGGCCGGTTCCTATTGGGATTTGTCACAAAAAGAGTCTTTCCAAGCGAATACCGCGCCAGTCATGTCTACGGGCTTTGTTGTGTGTTCTTCTACACTATATTTACCCTTGTTGGCTTCATCAATACAGACTCTCAGTGGTACATCGGGATACTTTTCTTTGTACTATTCTTTTGTGGAGTATTTATTGGCCCACTATTCCCAAATGCCAGCATTGTCGCCCTGCAAGTATTGCCAAGGAAACTGCATGTCTCTGGAGTTGGCCTGGCAGTTGCCATCGGAGGTGCAGGGAATGCTGCATTGCCCTATCTTGTCGGGATTGCTCTCCATATAACTGGGATGAAATGGTTCCCTCTTATGTGTTGGATGCTTGTGGCTGCATTCACTGTGGTTTGGCTCATGTACCCAAGGTACCTCGCTGTCTAA
- the PFS2 gene encoding cleavage polyadenylation factor subunit PFS2 (similar to Saccharomyces cerevisiae PFS2 (YNL317W); ancestral locus Anc_3.25), which yields MNDSNVQDQSQKRYLTQRRTVDMSSPFEKLYYYRRHGLELPIIEPENSYTTDIMPPCAYRSRDRVINFTNKFTHLSSNKVKHVIPAIKWTPEGRRLVVATYSGEFSLWNGSSFNFESIMQAHDSAVTTMEYSHAGDWMVSGDSDGTIKIWQPNFNMVKELDRAHTECIRDVAFSGNDSKFVTCSDDNILKIWNFSNGQQERVLSGHHWDVKSCDWHPEMGLIASASKDNLVKLWDPRVGQCISTILKFKHTVLKTRFQPTGGNLLAAISKDKSCRVFDIRHSLKELMVVRDEVDYMTLLWNPINESMLTVACYDGSLKDFDVVQDLKKPVHTIPYAHDKCITSLSYNPVGHILASASKDRTIRFWTRARPSDPNAFDDPTYNNKKVNAWFFGINNGINAVREKTENGAAPPSTNGTDGYSIPPLSSSSNTSSLPGLDYAPSKSTSLPGLSI from the coding sequence ATGAATGACAGCAATGTACAAGACCAATCCCAGAAACGATACCTAACGCAACGTCGAACCGTGGATATGAGCTCTCCATTCGAGAAATTGTACTACTATAGAAGGCACGGCTTAGAGCTACCGATCATCGAACCAGAAAACTCGTATACAACCGACATCATGCCACCGTGTGCTTACCGCTCGAGAGATAGGGTCATCAATTTTACAAACAAGTTTACTCATTTGAGTTCAAACAAAGTCAAGCATGTTATCCCAGCCATCAAATGGACACCTGAGGGAAGAAGGCTAGTTGTTGCCACGTATAGCGGAGAGTTCTCACTTTGGAATGGTTCTTCTTTTAACTTCGAGAGCATCATGCAGGCTCATGACTCTGCAGTGACTACGATGGAATACTCTCACGCCGGCGATTGGATGGTCAGTGGTGATTCCGATGGTACAATAAAGATATGGCAACCAAATTTTAACATGGTGAAGGAACTTGATAGGGCACATACCGAATGCATACGAGATGTTGCATTCAGTGGTaatgattcaaaatttgTTACATGTTCAGATGATAACATTCTAAAAATCTGGAATTTTAGCAACGGTCAACAGGAAAGAGTTCTATCTGGGCATCATTGGGATGTGAAGAGTTGTGATTGGCACCCAGAAATGGGTTTAATAGCATCAGCATCCAAGGATAATCTAGTAAAACTTTGGGATCCCAGGGTAGGACAATGTATTTCcacaattttgaaattcaaacaTACAGTGCTCAAGACAAGGTTTCAGCCAACTGGGGGAAATTTACTAGCTGCAATCTCTAAGGATAAATCGTGTCGAGTATTTGATATCAGACATAGTTTGAAGGAACTGATGGTCGTTAGAGATGAAGTCGACTATATGACTCTACTATGGAACCCAATCAACGAATCGATGCTGACAGTTGCATGCTACGATGGgtcattgaaagattttgatgttgtgcaagatttgaagaaaccggTGCACACCATTCCCTACGCTCATGATAAATGCATAACATCGTTGTCATATAACCCGGTAGGCCATATACTGGCGAGTGCATCGAAGGACAGGACTATCCGTTTTTGGACAAGAGCTAGACCTTCGGATCCAAACGCATTTGATGACCCTACatacaacaacaagaaagTCAATGCCTGGTTTTTTGGGATCAATAACGGTATTAACGCTGTCAGGGAAAAGACAGAAAATGGAGCAGCACCTCCTTCCACTAACGGTACCGATGGATATAGCATACCGCCATTGTCATCATCGAGTAATACTTCATCTCTACCTGGTTTGGATTATGCCCCTTCAAAGTCGACAAGTCTACCAGGATTAAGTATATAG
- the PFK27 gene encoding 6-phosphofructo-2-kinase (similar to Saccharomyces cerevisiae PFK27 (YOL136C); ancestral locus Anc_3.26) translates to MSSSSFVSRNGSLKSNPTSTNSLFSLGKKSYSNLLLNKSSYYYQNDEISEEQEDVLPLPHGLILNNIATEGFPDLTRVDSQSPLSFDPPRDFRRRSITNTNGGAKGSKFVFILVGLPAVGKSTISAQLIRFLQSNPATHSLRCSVFNAGKVRRKMSFKNLGKLSMELANNSSDDLFNPKNTEKKEKYARITLDKLLQELDSDVCDVGIFDATNSRVQRRQFVFEELCAYNENPESNFHVTPIVLQITCDDQSFIRYNVHKKSFNEDYFDKPYEFAVRDFARRLKNYYSQFTPFSTEEFNSIVKLINDRGLGHGVFAYNIVNTGLVTSQHMNNNYFPLKCAKEVIQMVNLMENFVEHYTRMFGYTYIERVKEFFNEEMKTAEQRPTPGGLSYISTLSSILNEEYFSNLQALLAKNLEDSCISC, encoded by the coding sequence ATGAGCTCTTCGAGTTTCGTTTCGCGTAATGGCTCGCTGAAATCAAATCCTACTTCTACCAATTCGCTGTTCTCGCTTGGAAAGAAGAGTTATTCGAATTTACTATTGAACAAATCGAGTTATTATTACCAGAATGATGAGATAAGtgaggaacaagaagacgTACTGCCATTGCCGCACGGTCTCATACTGAACAACATAGCCACAGAGGGTTTTCCAGACCTGACTAGAGTCGATTCACAGTCACCTTTGAGTTTTGATCCGCCACGTGACTTTCGTCGAAGGTCCATCACTAATACTAATGGTGGTGCAAAGGGTTCCAAATTTGTCTTTATTCTAGTGGGTCTTCCTGCTGTTGGGAAATCAACTATTTCTGCACAACTTATCCGTTTCTTGCAAAGCAATCCGGCTACTCATTCACTGCGTTGTTCTGTGTTCAATGCTGGGAaagtgagaagaaagatgagTTTCAAGAATCTGGGGAAACTGTCCATGGAATTGGCCAATAACTCGTCGGATGATTTATTTAATCCAAAGAATACggaaaagaaggagaaatACGCTAGGATCACATTGGACAAATTATTGCAAGAGCTGGACTCGGATGTTTGTGATGTAGGAATTTTCGATGCCACGAACTCCAGGGTGCAAAGAAGACAGTTCGTTTTCGAAGAGTTATGCGCCTATAACGAGAACCCAGAATCCAACTTCCATGTAACTCCAATAGTACTTCAAATCACGTGCGATGACCAGAGCTTTATCAGGTATAACGTTCACAAGAAGTCATTTAATGAGGACTACTTTGATAAACCATATGAATTTGCTGTTCGTGATTTTGCCAGAAggctgaaaaattactaTTCACAGTTTACACCTTTCTCTACCGAAGAATTCAATTCAATTGTGAAATTGATTAATGACCGAGGCTTGGGCCATGGGGTCTTTGCATACAATATTGTTAACACCGGGTTGGTAACATCCCAACATATGAACAACAACTACTTTCCGCTCAAATGCGCGAAGGAAGTGATACAAATGGTTAACCTAATGGAAAATTTTGTGGAACATTACACCAGAATGTTCGGCTACACTTACATTGAACGTGTTaaagagttcttcaatgaagagatgaaaaCTGCTGAACAGCGCCCCACTCCTGGGGGTTTGAGCTACATATCTACGTTAAGCTCTATCTTGAATGAGGAGTATTTTAGCAATTTGCAGGCACTACTGGCTAAAAACCTGGAGGACTCTTGCATTAGTTGTTAG
- the MED7 gene encoding mediator complex subunit MED7 (similar to Saccharomyces cerevisiae MED7 (YOL135C); ancestral locus Anc_3.27) encodes MSTADTNEISALYPPPPPYIKFFTQENLDKLPEYIKNKKDAKSDAEEDEEKPQCPLDFLIPPPLPKSSQYRAFGSVWQLKDQLPDLETMGLTQLYKKAGDADTNDYQNKIKELHKLLKSLLLNYLELVGILSVDPTLYEQKVDHIRTILVNIHHLLNEYRPHQTRESLIMLLEEQLAYKRKEIWDIDQVCDQIRDKLAHIDIDIDNGSA; translated from the coding sequence ATGTCAACCGCAGATACAAATGAAATAAGCGCTCTTTACCCCCCTCCTCCGCCCTatatcaagttcttcacGCAGGAGAACCTGGACAAGCTACCCGAGtacatcaagaacaaaaaaGATGCTAAAAGTGacgctgaagaagacgaggaGAAGCCTCAATGCCCATTGGACTTTCTAATCCCTCCTCCATTACCCAAGAGCTCTCAATACAGGGCATTCGGAAGCGTGTGGCAActcaaagatcaattgcCGGACCTAGAGACCATGGGGCTTACACAACTGTACAAGAAGGCCGGCGATGCGGACACCAACGACTATCAAAACAAAATCAAGGAACTGCACAAGCTACTTAAGTCTTTACTCCTCAATTACCTTGAGCTTGTCGGTATCCTAAGCGTCGACCCGACGCTTTACGAACAAAAGGTGGACCACATTAGAACCATCTTGGTGAATATTCATCATTTGCTCAACGAATATAGACCACACCAAACGCGAGAGTCACTCATCATGCTCCTGGAGGAACAACTCGCCTACAAACGCAAGGAAATATGGGACATCGATCAAGTATGCGATCAGATCCGCGACAAGCTCGCTCACATCGACATTGACATCGATAACGGCTCAGCCTAA
- the HRT1 gene encoding SCF ubiquitin ligase complex subunit HRT1 (similar to Saccharomyces cerevisiae HRT1 (YOL133W); ancestral locus Anc_3.28), with the protein MSEAEKMDVDSEGVDQPVSESTQTSKTKPKRFEIKKWTAVAFWSWDIAVDNCAICRNHIMEPCIECQPLAMTDTDNECVAAWGTCNHAFHLHCINKWIKTRDACPLDNQPWHLARCGR; encoded by the coding sequence ATGAGTGAAGCTGAGAAGATGGATGTGGACTCTGAAGGTGTGGATCAGCCGGTTTCCGAGAGCACTcagacttcaaagacaaaacCCAAGAGATTcgagatcaagaaatggaCAGCTGTAGCATTCTGGTCGTGGGATATTGCTGTTGATAACTGCGCAATTTGCAGGAACCATATCATGGAACCTTGCATCGAATGCCAACCTCTGGCTATGACTGATACAGATAATGAGTGTGTAGCGGCATGGGGTACTTGTAACCATGCCTTCCATCTGCATTGTATCAACAAGTGGATCAAGACTAGAGATGCATGTCCTCTAGATAACCAACCCTGGCATCTGGCACGGTGTGGACGATAG
- the PHA2 gene encoding prephenate dehydratase PHA2 (similar to Saccharomyces cerevisiae PHA2 (YNL316C); ancestral locus Anc_3.29), protein MEQSKPDQSVRVAFLGPEGTYTHQAALQEFGSQPQAHFVSTNSIPQCFQQLENDHTIDYSVVPLENSTNGQVVFTYDLLRDRMMAGLNDSTDNNRVIPTIEVVGEQYVSIAHCLISPNDIKLDALPIYKKIRIHSHPQVWGQVSGYLEQLKKKCPNTFVERIDTASTSEAVSKAQLSPKEDSVLNLAIASETAAKLNKAYIIDREINDILGNTTRFLIFKRRSHTDTTQPANSKRVALMTFAVKQDDPGALVEVLTVLKNHSVNMCSINSRPLNSALLGRKWQYLFFIEYYKTKPKTNEEAFYSDMSNSCSSWCLWGTFVRNERYYN, encoded by the coding sequence ATGGAGCAATCAAAGCCTGATCAGTCAGTCAGAGTGGCGTTTTTAGGACCTGAGGGTACCTATACGCATCAGGCTGCCTTGCAAGAGTTCGGTTCTCAACCGCAGGCGCATTTCGTTTCCACCAATTCGATACCTCAATGTTTCCAACAATTAGAGAACGACCACACTATTGACTACTCTGTAGTTCCATTAGAGAATTCGACCAATGGCCAAGTCGTGTTCACTTATGATTTGTTGCGAGACAGGATGATGGCAGGCTTGAATGACAGCACTGACAACAATCGAGTGATCCCAACCATAGAAGTTGTCGGAGAGCAATACGTTTCAATTGCACATTGTTTGATATCACCAAATGACATCAAGCTAGATGCTTTGCCTATATACAAGAAGATAAGAATTCACTCACATCCGCAAGTCTGGGGACAAGTTAGTGGTTACCTCGAACAGTTAAAAAAGAAGTGCCCCAATACCTTTGTAGAAAGGATTGATACAGCCTCCACGTCTGAAGCTGTAAGTAAAGCCCAACTGAGCCCCAAAGAAGACTCTGTCTTAAACCTGGCCATAGCGAGTGAGACCGCAGCCAAACTCAATAAGGCATACATCATTGATCGCGAGATCAATGACATACTGGGAAACACAACGAGGTTTCTCATTTTTAAGAGACGAAGTCACACTGACACAACACAGCCTGCGAATTCGAAGAGAGTGGCTTTGATGACCTTTGCAGTCAAACAGGATGACCCCGGCGCCCTTGTCGAGGTGCTAACGGTTCTCAAAAACCATTCTGTTAACATGTGCTCAATCAACTCTCGTCCGCTTAACAGCGCTCTACTTGGAAGGAAGTGGCAGTACCTCTTCTTCATAGAATACTACAAAACTAAGCCAAAAACCAATGAGGAAGCATTTTATAGTGACATGTCAAACTCATGCTCTTCATGGTGCCTATGGGGAACCTTTGTCCGTAATGAACGCTACTATAATTGA
- the ATP11 gene encoding Atp11p (similar to Saccharomyces cerevisiae ATP11 (YNL315C); ancestral locus Anc_3.30), with protein MSYLVRQIPKRLSTPLTQARLASLVSQNTFQRLSKNSFNHYSTDPVETKYHEKLLKKAKEEGFNSVDQFLLSSKTELEAKKKEFNKIDPLKELEDYEQRMKMSANNAGMTKSKGPIDASQPKIPFKTLDSFLDVEKIKELSKQEVEFLWRAKWMSKDDALCAVVPVDIFEKMIVNAKSNPIFVLPLPRQSQDDGKDAKENQSVELHYIQWQFVGPNTVHCIMTSLAEFKLHNEYSKPHTIFQFHSEMAADKKIILMNGQVEPDTNISLQDAQLLLLNVQRFWGAMGEETPVAQQRVKLLRDFTKGSPDFSVDALISLAQSMEN; from the coding sequence ATGTCCTACTTAGTGAGACAAATTCCAAAACGATTGAGCACTCCGCTGACTCAGGCTAGATTGGCATCTTTAGTATCACAGAATACTTTTCAACGCTTATCGAAAAACTCATTCAATCACTACTCTACTGATCCTGTGGAGACTAAATACCACGAAaaattgctgaagaaagccaaagaagaaggttttAATTCCGTAGACCAATTTTTACTAAGTTCCAAGACAGAGCTCGAAgctaagaagaaagagtttAATAAGATTGatcctttgaaagaacttgaGGATTACGAACAACGTATGAAAATGTCTGCAAATAACGCAGGAATGACTAAGTCGAAGGGACCCATTGATGCAAGTCAGCCGAAGATCCCTTTTAAGACGCTGGACTCTTTTTTGGACGTcgagaagatcaaagagCTTTCGAAGCAGGAAGTAGAGTTTCTTTGGAGAGCCAAGTGGATGAGTAAGGATGATGCGTTGTGTGCTGTAGTTCCTGTTGATATCTTCGAAAAGATGATAGTAAATGCAAAGAGTAATCCgatctttgttcttccCTTACCCAGACAGAGTCAAGATGATGGAAAGGATGCAAAGGAAAATCAAAGTGTTGAACTACATTATATTCAGTGGCAGTTTGTCGGACCTAACACAGTCCACTGCATAATGACCTCTTTAGCGGAGTTCAAATTGCACAACGAATATTCCAAACCACATACTATCTTCCAATTCCATTCCGAAATGGCTGCTGACAAGAAGATaattttgatgaatggtCAAGTGGAGCCAGATACGAACATTTCCCTACAAGATGCGCAGCTTCTGCTGCTCAATGTTCAGAGATTCTGGGGTGCTATGGGTGAAGAAACGCCTGTCGCTCAACAAAGAGTTAAACTGCTCCGCGATTTTACCAAGGGCTCCCCAGATTTTAGTGTCGATGCTCTGATATCCTTGGCTCAATCTATGGAAAACTAA
- the DAL82 gene encoding Dal82p (similar to Saccharomyces cerevisiae DAL82 (YNL314W); ancestral locus Anc_3.31), with translation MAEKSLSADDCVLLQLMDKFKPHLKPYAYRQDAWSRVLNEYNGLTDSLYRQARTLRVKFEKMKQLCKDSHRGNIDLENFELLKKLADETGEGKSKRSKVKKNHVKKMASAESSLRPDFNIDHKSSTLLADEVEIIAPQINTTQRNDGLQPPPLDSIVVGFGQGLDPASLATLPTYDHPMARDYDGSSPLSNKSSISRVHQNQNGSPAMEEEDDDPTQPPPLDSITVGFRQAQKSRNHQLDDVARPGT, from the coding sequence ATGGCGGAGAAGTCACTGAGCGCAGATGATTGCGTACTTTTACAATTGATGGACAAGTTTAAGCCACATTTGAAGCCCTATGCTTATCGGCAAGATGCGTGGTCAAGGGTGTTGAATGAGTACAATGGATTGACTGATAGTTTGTATCGGCAGGCCCGAACACTGAGGGTTAAATTTGAGAAAATGAAACAACTGTGCAAAGATAGTCACCGTGGGAATATTGATCTTGAGAACTTTGAATTGCTGAAAAAGCTAGCTGATGAGACAGGTGAAGGGAAGTCGAAACGTTCCAAAGTTAAGAAGAATCATGTTAAAAAAATGGCTTCAGCCGAATCCTCACTCCGGCCCGACTTCAATATAGATCATAAAAGTTCTACTCTACTGGCGGATGAAGTTGAGATTATTGCTCCTCAAATTAATACAACTCAAAGAAATGATGGTCTGCAACCTCCACCTTTGGATAGCATAGTCGTTGGATTTGGTCAGGGTCTTGATCCTGCCAGTCTTGCAACTTTGCCTACATACGATCACCCGATGGCGAGAGATTACGATGGCTCCTCTCCACTATCTAATAAGTCTTCGATATCGAGGGTACACCAGAATCAGAATGGAAGCCCGGCtatggaagaagaagatgacgaccCAACGCAGCCGCCTCCATTGGATAGCATAACGGTCGGTTTCCGTCAAGCCCAGAAGTCTCGCAATCATCAACTGGACGATGTTGCACGCCCAGGGACTTGA